One region of Bacteroidota bacterium genomic DNA includes:
- a CDS encoding sugar-binding protein has protein sequence MKKQLSVLALAALVAAGCGRKAEEHKLIFAFVPKLLDNPVFQVAWQGAQAGAKDLGGGAIEVQRFAPVKSDAVEQAQIIESLIERKVNGIALSVNDADALKESIDKAVDAGIPVVTFDSDASRSKRKSFYGTNNAGSGKTMGEYLVKYMGKKGEIALLMGTPGAPNLEERKNGLLEYLKEYPDIKVVATEYCYDDVNRGVTGMEAVMQAHRDLKGWVLIGGWGIFTPPPGPFASRKPGELTVIAFDALPEELDYVRQGYVQALIGQKLWGWGYESVRLLKDISEGKNPAPVIDSGVDIVTKENAEEYAMKWKTGKF, from the coding sequence ATGAAAAAACAACTCTCCGTTCTCGCGCTCGCCGCACTTGTCGCAGCCGGTTGCGGCAGGAAGGCCGAAGAACATAAACTTATTTTTGCCTTCGTCCCGAAGTTGCTCGACAACCCGGTGTTCCAGGTGGCATGGCAGGGGGCCCAGGCGGGGGCGAAGGATCTCGGAGGCGGGGCGATAGAAGTCCAGCGCTTCGCGCCGGTGAAGTCCGATGCGGTTGAGCAGGCGCAGATCATCGAGAGTCTGATCGAGCGAAAAGTGAACGGGATCGCCCTCTCCGTCAATGACGCGGATGCCCTCAAAGAGTCGATCGACAAGGCGGTCGATGCGGGGATTCCGGTCGTCACGTTCGATTCGGATGCCTCCAGGAGCAAGCGCAAGTCGTTCTACGGCACCAATAACGCCGGGAGCGGGAAGACGATGGGTGAGTACCTCGTGAAATACATGGGCAAGAAAGGAGAAATCGCGCTCCTGATGGGAACTCCCGGCGCTCCGAACCTTGAGGAGCGGAAGAACGGACTCCTGGAATATCTCAAGGAGTATCCCGACATCAAGGTTGTCGCCACGGAGTATTGCTACGACGACGTGAACAGGGGAGTGACCGGGATGGAGGCCGTCATGCAGGCGCATCGCGACCTCAAGGGATGGGTGTTGATCGGAGGATGGGGAATCTTCACGCCGCCTCCCGGTCCCTTTGCTTCCAGGAAACCGGGCGAGCTGACGGTGATCGCCTTCGACGCGCTTCCGGAAGAACTCGACTACGTCCGGCAGGGATATGTGCAGGCCCTGATCGGCCAGAAACTCTGGGGATGGGGGTATGAGAGCGTGCGATTGCTCAAGGATATTTCAGAAGGAAAGAACCCCGCGCCGGTCATCGACTCCGGAGTCGATATCGTCACAAAAGAAAATGCGGAAGAGTACGCGATGAAATGGAAGACCGGGAAGTTCTAG
- a CDS encoding sugar phosphate nucleotidyltransferase, with amino-acid sequence MDPNIVILAAGISSRMKKSIEAEAPVEGNLADDARTKPKSMIGLGEGRRPFLDFLLENVREAGYSDVVLVLGEGDFATREYYFPAGGSGGFPGLRLTAVLQAIPPGRKKPLGTADALLGALRSRTDWKGKKFTVCNSDNLYSVRALRLLLESPCECALIDYDRVALEFEPSRFEQFSVIEKDSEGYLTRIIEKPSAGQIAASPDAAGRIGVSMNIFRLSYNLILPILGLVPLDPLRAEKELPAAVMMLVERHPKSMAAIPLSEHVPDLTYHSDIAHVQEFLKHTSRNDL; translated from the coding sequence ATGGATCCGAACATCGTCATCCTTGCCGCGGGGATCTCCTCGCGGATGAAAAAGTCGATAGAGGCGGAGGCCCCGGTTGAGGGGAATCTTGCCGACGACGCCCGCACGAAACCCAAATCGATGATCGGCCTGGGGGAGGGGCGCCGCCCCTTCCTTGACTTTCTGCTTGAGAATGTGCGGGAGGCGGGGTATTCCGACGTTGTCCTTGTTCTCGGCGAAGGGGATTTCGCGACGCGTGAGTATTATTTCCCGGCCGGCGGAAGCGGCGGCTTTCCCGGACTCCGGCTCACAGCTGTTCTTCAAGCCATTCCCCCGGGACGCAAGAAGCCGCTCGGAACCGCGGATGCCCTCCTCGGGGCGCTCAGATCAAGAACCGACTGGAAGGGGAAGAAATTTACCGTCTGCAATAGCGATAACCTCTATTCTGTCCGGGCGTTGCGCCTTCTTTTGGAAAGCCCCTGCGAGTGCGCGCTGATCGATTACGACCGTGTCGCACTCGAGTTCGAGCCGTCGAGATTCGAACAGTTCTCGGTGATTGAGAAGGATTCGGAGGGGTACCTCACGAGGATCATCGAAAAGCCATCGGCAGGGCAAATCGCCGCTTCGCCCGACGCGGCAGGAAGAATCGGAGTGAGCATGAATATCTTCCGCCTCTCCTATAACCTTATTCTGCCGATTCTCGGCCTGGTTCCCCTCGATCCCCTGCGCGCCGAAAAGGAGTTGCCGGCCGCGGTCATGATGCTGGTCGAGCGGCATCCGAAATCGATGGCGGCGATACCGCTTTCGGAGCATGTTCCCGACCTTACGTACCACAGCGATATTGCGCATGTTCAGGAGTTTCTGAAGCATACCTCTCGAAACGATCTATAG
- a CDS encoding two-component regulator propeller domain-containing protein, giving the protein MKKKASIRPLIGCLVLAALCASLPGSAFALDPRKAISQYIREVWTTDNGLPQNTVEAIIQSRDGYLWFGTQEGLVRFDGLRFTVYDRSNCPELLNHNIAQLLEDQDGAIWFRTGAPAGVARLKQGKSKIYTTKEGLGSLTVNGMADDKRGSIWFATLNGLARFRNETLKNFTTKDGLASDTLLGLYCDSKGSLWFETPQGVNQFIPDSSGGTCRTFKLTDTAGTTIAAAFLDDSLGNVWISTSRGLDRITNGTRSHFTTKDGLSSNHVHSVFVDRNKNVWIGTDEGIDCYEHGAFVNYRREKDRSFNDIAGFFQEKEGNIWFGVNGKGLGRIGHRGGAEGSAADAIEYFTTQNGLPTSDLRSLFEDKEGSIWIGTNGGGLIRLRDGKFITLSAEDGLASDLVSVMCESRDGSLWVGSFDRGLSRYKDGAIEIYTTKQGLSFNGLGALFEDRSGTLWIGTNKGLNLLVPGTSAKSPARIAVVKGISTQNVTAMTEDHDGSIWIATRSGLFRSSNGAITRFGKRDGLPSEVMLDVMIDRKGSLWISSDNGVSQFKDGKFVNYGTKEGLSDPQVFVIHEDSAGTLWCGTSSGGLNRFKDGKFTPITPKDGMFDYASYLILEDDKGNFWTDCNKGIYRVSRNELNDFADGKIDRVHSIAYGTADGMKNRECNGGNQPAGWRTRDGRLCFATVKGVAMIRPSEIALNAIPPPVVIEQVKVDGESIDPQGKSDFAPGKTKFEFHYAGISFLGPEKVAYKYKLEGFDKEWVDAGSRREAYYTNIPHGEYTFRAIAANNDGVWNETGASVSFSLRPFFYQTSWFYALVVFGFAGLGPGVYTLRVRQLKRRETELLSLVNERTRELQRQQEKTEEALRDAQLAREQSEASREQAVAALRELQEAQKQLVLSEKMASLGQLTAGIAHEIKNPLNFVNNFAVLSSDLTKELKEELNKQRAKLDPANASVIEELLSDLEQNVTKINDHGKRADSIVKGMLLHSRGKAGERQATDLNALLAEYVNLAYHGLRAQDSSFNVKIEGSYDETLEKIEVVPQDISRVFLNIVNNGCYAANEKKKMRLDGFTPTISICTKNLGDRVQVKIRDNGNGVPRNILDRIFNPFFTTKPSGAGTGLGLSLSYDIIVHEHKGELTVDSKEGEFAEFTITIPKNLS; this is encoded by the coding sequence ATGAAGAAAAAAGCTTCGATACGGCCCCTGATCGGGTGCCTCGTCCTGGCCGCTCTCTGCGCAAGCCTCCCCGGAAGCGCATTCGCCCTCGATCCACGCAAGGCGATCTCCCAGTACATTCGAGAGGTGTGGACGACCGACAACGGCCTTCCCCAGAACACGGTCGAAGCGATCATTCAATCGCGCGACGGGTATCTCTGGTTTGGCACACAGGAAGGGCTCGTCCGCTTTGACGGATTGCGTTTCACCGTCTATGACCGCAGTAACTGTCCGGAGTTGCTGAACCACAATATAGCTCAACTCCTGGAGGACCAGGATGGGGCGATTTGGTTCAGGACGGGCGCTCCCGCCGGAGTCGCCCGTTTGAAGCAGGGCAAATCCAAGATCTACACGACAAAAGAGGGTCTCGGGTCTCTCACCGTCAACGGAATGGCCGACGACAAACGCGGATCAATCTGGTTCGCGACACTGAACGGCCTTGCCCGCTTCCGCAACGAGACGCTTAAGAATTTCACGACAAAGGACGGATTGGCGAGCGACACGCTCCTGGGGCTCTATTGCGACAGCAAGGGGAGCCTCTGGTTCGAGACGCCGCAGGGGGTAAATCAGTTTATCCCCGACTCCTCGGGAGGAACTTGTAGGACGTTCAAACTCACCGACACGGCCGGGACAACCATCGCGGCCGCCTTTTTGGATGACAGCCTGGGCAATGTCTGGATCTCCACGAGCCGGGGGCTCGATAGGATCACGAACGGAACGCGCTCGCACTTCACGACGAAGGACGGACTCTCGAGCAATCACGTCCATTCCGTGTTCGTCGACAGGAACAAAAATGTCTGGATCGGGACTGACGAAGGGATAGACTGCTATGAACATGGGGCGTTCGTCAACTACCGGCGGGAAAAAGACCGGAGTTTCAACGATATCGCCGGTTTCTTCCAGGAGAAAGAGGGGAACATCTGGTTCGGTGTGAACGGCAAAGGGCTGGGCCGTATCGGACACCGGGGGGGCGCGGAAGGATCGGCCGCCGATGCCATTGAATATTTCACCACGCAGAACGGCCTCCCGACCTCGGATCTCAGATCTCTCTTCGAAGATAAGGAGGGGAGCATCTGGATCGGGACGAACGGCGGCGGCTTGATCCGCCTTCGGGACGGAAAATTCATCACGCTTTCCGCGGAGGACGGGCTCGCAAGCGACCTGGTCAGCGTCATGTGCGAATCCCGCGACGGCAGTCTGTGGGTCGGATCGTTCGACCGGGGCCTCAGCCGGTATAAAGACGGTGCGATTGAGATCTATACGACCAAACAGGGTCTCTCCTTCAACGGTTTGGGCGCGCTCTTCGAAGACCGGTCGGGGACCCTCTGGATCGGCACGAACAAAGGGCTGAATCTGCTTGTCCCGGGAACTTCCGCGAAGTCTCCCGCCCGGATCGCGGTGGTAAAGGGCATCTCGACCCAAAATGTCACCGCCATGACCGAAGATCATGACGGCTCTATCTGGATTGCCACCCGCAGCGGGCTGTTCCGTTCTTCGAACGGTGCCATCACACGCTTCGGGAAGCGGGACGGGCTCCCCTCGGAGGTTATGCTCGACGTGATGATCGATCGCAAAGGCTCGCTCTGGATCTCGTCTGATAATGGAGTGAGTCAATTCAAGGACGGGAAATTTGTCAACTACGGGACAAAGGAGGGCCTCTCGGATCCGCAGGTGTTCGTCATCCACGAGGATTCCGCCGGTACGCTCTGGTGCGGCACTTCCAGCGGCGGATTGAACCGGTTCAAGGACGGCAAGTTCACGCCGATCACCCCCAAGGACGGCATGTTCGATTATGCCTCGTACCTGATCCTCGAAGATGACAAGGGCAACTTCTGGACCGATTGCAATAAGGGCATCTATCGCGTAAGCCGGAACGAGCTGAACGATTTCGCGGACGGAAAGATCGACCGGGTCCACTCGATCGCCTACGGTACCGCGGACGGGATGAAGAATCGGGAATGCAATGGAGGCAATCAGCCGGCCGGATGGAGGACGCGGGATGGAAGACTCTGTTTCGCGACGGTGAAGGGGGTCGCGATGATCCGCCCCTCGGAGATCGCGTTGAACGCGATCCCGCCGCCGGTCGTGATTGAGCAGGTGAAGGTCGACGGCGAATCGATCGACCCTCAGGGCAAATCGGACTTCGCTCCCGGGAAGACAAAATTCGAATTTCATTATGCCGGGATCAGTTTTCTCGGGCCGGAGAAAGTCGCTTACAAGTATAAGCTGGAGGGCTTCGACAAGGAGTGGGTCGACGCGGGAAGCCGGAGGGAAGCGTACTACACCAATATTCCCCACGGAGAGTACACGTTCAGGGCGATCGCGGCGAACAACGACGGCGTCTGGAACGAAACCGGCGCCTCCGTTTCCTTCTCACTCCGGCCGTTCTTCTACCAGACCTCGTGGTTCTATGCCCTGGTGGTCTTCGGTTTCGCGGGGCTTGGACCCGGCGTCTATACCCTGCGAGTCCGCCAGCTCAAGCGAAGGGAAACCGAACTTCTCTCGCTCGTCAACGAGCGAACGAGGGAACTTCAACGGCAGCAGGAGAAGACAGAAGAAGCGTTGAGGGACGCTCAACTCGCCCGTGAGCAATCCGAAGCCAGCCGCGAGCAGGCCGTCGCGGCGCTCCGGGAACTGCAGGAGGCGCAGAAACAACTTGTCCTTTCGGAAAAGATGGCTTCGCTCGGCCAGCTCACCGCCGGCATCGCGCACGAAATCAAGAACCCGTTGAACTTCGTCAACAATTTTGCGGTCCTTTCGAGCGACCTCACGAAGGAGCTCAAAGAGGAGCTCAACAAGCAGAGGGCGAAGCTCGACCCGGCGAACGCCTCGGTCATCGAGGAGCTCCTGAGTGATCTCGAGCAGAATGTCACCAAAATCAACGATCACGGTAAGCGCGCCGACAGCATCGTCAAGGGGATGCTTCTTCATTCCCGCGGCAAGGCGGGCGAGCGTCAGGCCACGGATCTCAACGCGCTGCTCGCCGAGTATGTCAATCTCGCCTATCACGGCCTGCGCGCCCAGGACTCCTCCTTCAACGTCAAGATCGAGGGTTCCTATGACGAGACCCTGGAAAAAATAGAGGTCGTTCCCCAGGACATCAGCCGGGTCTTCCTGAACATCGTGAACAACGGTTGTTACGCCGCGAACGAAAAAAAGAAAATGAGGCTGGACGGGTTCACGCCGACGATTTCCATCTGCACCAAGAACCTCGGCGACAGGGTCCAGGTGAAGATCCGGGATAACGGAAACGGCGTTCCCCGGAACATCCTCGACAGGATCTTCAATCCCTTTTTCACGACGAAGCCGAGCGGGGCGGGAACGGGACTCGGCCTCTCCCTCAGCTACGACATCATCGTTCACGAACATAAAGGGGAGCTCACCGTCGATTCGAAGGAGGGTGAGTTCGCAGAATTCACGATCACAATCCCAAAAAACCTATCCTGA
- a CDS encoding response regulator has translation MKVMVVDDERDVEFLFRQRFRKEIREGVIELVFAFSGEEALAFLKGLSTPDVVLVLSDINMPGMTGLELLKNVKESFSQLRVCMITAYGDETNYKTAMQFGAEDYFTKPLDFDKLKKDVLAL, from the coding sequence ATGAAAGTGATGGTTGTTGACGATGAACGGGATGTCGAATTCCTGTTCAGGCAGCGGTTTCGGAAGGAGATACGGGAGGGGGTTATCGAACTGGTCTTCGCCTTCTCGGGCGAGGAAGCGCTTGCGTTCCTGAAGGGCCTCTCGACACCCGACGTCGTCCTCGTCCTATCGGACATCAATATGCCCGGAATGACGGGCCTCGAGCTGCTCAAGAATGTGAAGGAGAGTTTCTCCCAGCTCCGGGTCTGCATGATTACGGCGTACGGCGACGAGACCAATTACAAGACAGCAATGCAGTTCGGCGCCGAAGACTATTTTACCAAACCGCTTGACTTCGACAAACTCAAGAAAGATGTCCTTGCACTTTAG
- a CDS encoding SpoIIE family protein phosphatase, whose translation MPVKMLVVDDEPDLESLIRQKFRKQIRENEYEFLFAQSGVEALVRIAEHPDVSVVLSDINMPEMDGLTLLTKIGEFNNPALKAVIVSAYGDMENIRTAMNRGAFDFVTKPIDFNDLELTINKTLHHLEIIKRAGEEHEQLVSVQSDLNTATKIQQSILPRTFPPFPSRTEMDIFAQMITAKEVGGDFYDFFFIDQDRLAIVVGDVSGKGVPAAIFMAVSRTLLKSIAMQIGNPGECLRRVNTLLIPESNMAMFVTIFYGILNTRTGEIQYTNGGHNPPYVVRNNGSVEPLQPTEGLLLGMLDDIEYDVKKISLQPGEKLFMFTDGVTEAMNHLRELYGESNLITCLQQSKDLPLREMVQSVYTSVEKFEAGFPHADDITMLVLQYNGRNRSAPQP comes from the coding sequence ATGCCCGTTAAAATGCTTGTCGTGGACGATGAACCGGATCTGGAGTCGTTGATCCGCCAGAAATTCCGGAAGCAGATCCGCGAGAACGAATACGAGTTCCTCTTCGCGCAGAGCGGAGTCGAGGCGTTGGTGCGGATCGCCGAGCATCCCGACGTGAGCGTCGTGCTGTCCGACATCAATATGCCGGAGATGGACGGCCTCACGCTGCTCACCAAGATCGGCGAATTCAACAACCCTGCCCTGAAAGCGGTCATCGTCTCGGCCTACGGCGATATGGAAAACATCAGGACCGCCATGAACCGGGGGGCGTTCGATTTCGTGACAAAACCGATCGACTTCAACGACCTTGAGCTGACAATCAACAAGACGCTCCATCATCTGGAGATCATCAAACGCGCCGGCGAGGAACACGAACAACTGGTCTCCGTCCAGAGCGATTTAAACACCGCGACGAAGATCCAGCAGTCGATCCTCCCCAGGACGTTCCCCCCGTTCCCCTCCCGGACGGAGATGGATATCTTCGCCCAGATGATCACCGCGAAGGAGGTCGGCGGAGATTTCTACGATTTCTTCTTCATCGACCAGGACAGGCTGGCGATCGTCGTGGGGGATGTTTCGGGAAAAGGCGTCCCCGCGGCCATCTTCATGGCGGTAAGCCGGACGCTGCTGAAATCGATCGCAATGCAGATCGGCAATCCCGGGGAGTGCCTTCGAAGGGTCAATACGCTGCTGATTCCCGAGAGCAATATGGCCATGTTCGTCACAATTTTTTACGGAATCCTCAATACCCGCACCGGGGAAATACAATACACCAACGGCGGCCACAACCCCCCCTATGTCGTCCGGAATAACGGGTCGGTCGAGCCGCTTCAGCCCACGGAGGGGCTTCTCCTCGGGATGCTCGACGATATCGAGTATGATGTCAAGAAAATCTCCCTCCAGCCCGGGGAAAAGCTCTTTATGTTCACCGACGGGGTGACCGAGGCGATGAACCACCTCCGGGAGCTCTACGGGGAATCCAACCTTATCACCTGCCTGCAGCAGTCAAAAGACCTTCCCCTCAGGGAAATGGTCCAATCGGTCTATACCTCGGTGGAGAAATTCGAGGCCGGGTTCCCCCACGCTGACGACATTACGATGCTTGTCCTCCAGTACAACGGAAGGAACCGCTCCGCCCCGCAGCCCTGA
- a CDS encoding SdrD B-like domain-containing protein codes for MKTVSSVAALGAAVIVALFVLMSGCERSKYPTESMPTQSQPNDGLRASTPVANIPQSVVLQGFTVTYLGRSLANNQTTFSYLVTGPNVDMHYRLELPGCAGTLAASSPGNGVTSNNDPNIDPGIEWHPSNGTNKPDSLNFTLTYAGTVKEGIILTSVNTNQGTSVGFIAGACARVFDISGTVFTDANSNGVRDGSETGIPGVSVLLLGTGNTLMATRSTDLNGNYLFEQVLDGTYTVVADTGTVASTRTTYLSKTTASSVSVTGGPDSPGHNFGFAAKSGKLINDLKFGILPTTGLTPGFWKKQLSSALTGSGSPTVSKATLITFIASIRGLILTDPFKLGTGDGLQEAYNILNKPVKSDLDLLTQQLLALEFNWVSNHGIQATDPNLQFILMGWGEALVAANQPAGGAATMSVLPGAAIMSSLTDASTVYAGVNKSSGGGGTY; via the coding sequence ATGAAAACTGTCTCATCAGTCGCAGCGTTGGGCGCCGCCGTCATCGTCGCGCTCTTCGTCCTTATGTCAGGTTGCGAACGGTCGAAGTATCCGACCGAATCGATGCCGACTCAGTCCCAGCCGAACGACGGACTGAGGGCCTCCACCCCTGTCGCCAATATCCCGCAAAGCGTCGTTCTCCAGGGGTTTACTGTTACCTACCTGGGACGGTCGCTGGCCAACAACCAGACGACGTTTTCGTACCTCGTCACCGGACCGAACGTCGACATGCATTACCGGTTGGAGCTTCCGGGATGCGCCGGGACTCTCGCCGCATCGTCTCCCGGCAACGGCGTCACATCGAACAATGACCCGAACATCGACCCGGGCATCGAGTGGCATCCGAGCAACGGAACGAACAAACCGGATAGCCTGAATTTCACTTTGACCTACGCCGGGACCGTCAAAGAGGGAATCATTCTCACTTCGGTCAACACGAACCAGGGAACTTCCGTCGGATTCATCGCCGGTGCGTGCGCGAGAGTGTTTGACATCTCTGGCACGGTGTTCACCGACGCCAACAGCAACGGTGTCAGGGACGGAAGCGAAACCGGAATCCCGGGCGTGAGCGTCTTGTTGCTCGGCACAGGCAATACGCTTATGGCAACCCGTTCGACGGACCTGAACGGAAATTACCTGTTCGAACAGGTGCTGGACGGAACGTATACGGTTGTCGCCGACACCGGGACTGTTGCATCCACCAGAACAACGTATCTTTCCAAGACTACCGCCAGCTCCGTATCCGTCACGGGCGGTCCCGATTCGCCCGGCCACAATTTCGGGTTCGCAGCCAAGTCCGGCAAGTTAATCAACGACCTGAAGTTCGGCATTCTGCCCACGACCGGCTTAACGCCCGGATTCTGGAAGAAGCAACTTTCCTCGGCTCTGACCGGAAGCGGAAGCCCCACGGTGAGCAAGGCCACTCTGATCACGTTCATTGCAAGCATCCGCGGACTGATCCTCACCGATCCGTTCAAGCTCGGGACTGGCGACGGACTCCAGGAAGCATACAATATCCTGAACAAGCCGGTGAAGAGCGATCTGGATCTCCTCACCCAGCAACTTCTCGCGCTGGAATTCAACTGGGTTTCGAACCACGGAATCCAGGCGACCGACCCCAACCTCCAGTTTATCCTGATGGGCTGGGGAGAAGCTCTCGTTGCAGCCAATCAGCCCGCGGGCGGAGCGGCGACGATGAGCGTACTTCCGGGCGCCGCGATTATGAGCTCACTCACCGATGCCTCCACGGTGTATGCGGGGGTCAATAAGTCGAGCGGCGGCGGCGGCACGTACTGA